The proteins below come from a single Takifugu flavidus isolate HTHZ2018 chromosome 6, ASM371156v2, whole genome shotgun sequence genomic window:
- the lsm6 gene encoding U6 snRNA-associated Sm-like protein LSm6 has translation MSLRKQTPSDFLKQIIGRPVVVKLNSGVDYRGVLACLDGYMNIAIEQTEEYVNGQLKNKYGDAFLRGNNVLYISTQKRKV, from the exons ATGAGTTTAAGAAAGCAGACCCCGAGTGACTTTTTGAAACAGATCATTGGGAGACCGGTGGTCGTCAAGCTGAACTCTGGCGTCGATTACAGAG GAGTCCTGGCTTGTTTGGATGGCTACATGAACATTGCTATCGAACAAACTGAAGAATATGTAAATGGCCAGCTCAAGAACAAGTATGGAGATGCTTTTCTAAGAGGAAACAATG TTCTGTACATCAGCACACAAAAGAGGAAAGTGTAG